The Pyrus communis chromosome 2, drPyrComm1.1, whole genome shotgun sequence genome includes a window with the following:
- the LOC137725312 gene encoding very-long-chain aldehyde decarbonylase GL1-9-like, with the protein MAFWEGYVSDEAMGTFAPIVVYWLYAGVYQLLPPLDNYRLHTRREEDEKNSVPLPSVVKGVLLQQLVQATVAQGLFLLTSKANTSGITIQPSITVQIVQIVIAMLVMDTWQFFVHRYMHQNKFLYRHVHSQHHRLVVPYAIGALYNHPLEGLLLDTFGGALSFLVSGMTARTAVIFFCFAVIKTVDDHCGLWLPGNIFHLLFQNNTAYHDIHHQLQGLKYNYSQPFFPIWDKLFGTYMPYNLVKRPEGGFEARAMKAMKD; encoded by the exons ATGGCGTTTTGGGAAGGTTATGTGAGTGATGAGGCAATGGGGACCTTTGCCCCAATTGTGGTTTACTGGTTGTATGCGGGGGTTTACCAGTTGTTGCCGCCTTTGGACAATTACCGGTTGCATACAAGAAGAGAGGAAGACGAGAAGAACTCGGTGCCTCTCCCCTCTGTCGTTAAAGGTGTTTTGCTTCAACAGCTCGTCCAGGCCACCGTTGCTCAGGGGCTTTTTTTG TTGACCTCGAAGGCGAATACCTCGGGGATCACAATTCAGCCCTCGATAACTGTGCAGATTGTCCAGATTGTTATCGCAATGCTAGTAATGGACACATGGCAGTTCTTTGTGCACCGTTACATGCATCAGAACAAATTTTTATACCGCCATGTCCACTCTCAGCACCACAGACTCGTTGTTCCCTACGCAATTGGAGCCCTTTATAATCACCCACTTGAGGGTCTCTTGCTCGACACTTTTGGTGGGGCACTCTCGTTTCTAGTCTCAGGGATGACAGCACGAACGGCTGTTATTTTCTTCTGCTTTGCCGTGATTAAAACTGTTGATGATCACTGTGGGCTTTGGTTGCCTGGTAATATATTCCATCTTTTATTCCAGAACAACACTGCCTATCATGACATACACCATCAACTTCAAGGCTTGAAGTACAACTACTCCCAGCCCTTCTTCCCGATATGGGATAAACTTTTTGGCACCTACATGCCGTATAATCTTGTCAAGAGACCGGAAGGGGGGTTTGAGGCGAGGGCAATGAAGGCAATGAAAGACTAG
- the LOC137724371 gene encoding co-chaperone protein p23-1-like isoform X1, protein MSRHPNVKWAQRSDMVYITIDLPDAQDVKLKLEPEGKFLFSATTGPEKTPYEVDLDLYDKIDVNETKTTVGLRNICYLVKKAEDKWWSRLIKQQGKAPIFLKVDWDKWVDEDEEPEEVKSDEGGPGGFGNNMDFGGLGNNMDFGGLGNNMNFGGLGNNMNFGDFDLSKLNMGGDGSNADALGKFDAENDDSDTEDETVDQPPSAAGESDAKPLASAEHDAKASA, encoded by the exons ATGAG CCGACATCCTAATGTGAAATGGGCCCAGAGGTCTGATATGGTCTACATAACTATTGACTTGCCGGATGCCCAGGATGTAAAGCTTAAACTGGAGCCTGAAGGAAAGTTTTTGTTCTCTGCTACTACCGGACCAGAGAAGACACCTTATGAAGTTGACCTTGATCTCTATGACAAGATAGATGTAAAT GAGACCAAGACTACTGTTGGCTTGAGAAATATCTGTTACCTAGTAAAAAAAGCTGAGGATAAGTGGTGGAGCAGGTTGATAAAACAGCAGGGAAAAGCTCCTATCTTTCTGAAAGTAGATTGGGATAAATGGGTTGATGAAGATGAGGAGCCTGAAGAAGTTAAAAGTGACGAAGGCG GTCCAGGTGGGTTTGGAAACAATATGGACTTTGGGGGACTTGGAAACAATATGGACTTTGGAGGACTCGGAAACAATATGAACTTTGGGGGACTTGGAAACAATATGAACTTTGGGGACTTTGATTTGTCT AAGTTGAACATGGGTGGCGATGGCTCGAATGCTGACGCACTTGGCAAGTTTGATG CAGAGAATGATGATAGTGACACAGAGGATGAAACTGTTGACCAACCACCATCCGCTGCTGGAGAATCTGACGCCAAACCTCTTGCGAGTGCAGAGCATGACGCAAAGGCTTCCGCCTGA
- the LOC137724371 gene encoding co-chaperone protein p23-1-like isoform X2 → MSRHPNVKWAQRSDMVYITIDLPDAQDVKLKLEPEGKFLFSATTGPEKTPYEVDLDLYDKIDVNETKTTVGLRNICYLVKKAEDKWWSRLIKQQGKAPIFLKVDWDKWVDEDEEPEEVKSDEGGPGGFGNNMDFGGLGNNMDFGGLGNNMNFGGLGNNMNFGDFDLSKLNMGGDGSNADALGKFDENDDSDTEDETVDQPPSAAGESDAKPLASAEHDAKASA, encoded by the exons ATGAG CCGACATCCTAATGTGAAATGGGCCCAGAGGTCTGATATGGTCTACATAACTATTGACTTGCCGGATGCCCAGGATGTAAAGCTTAAACTGGAGCCTGAAGGAAAGTTTTTGTTCTCTGCTACTACCGGACCAGAGAAGACACCTTATGAAGTTGACCTTGATCTCTATGACAAGATAGATGTAAAT GAGACCAAGACTACTGTTGGCTTGAGAAATATCTGTTACCTAGTAAAAAAAGCTGAGGATAAGTGGTGGAGCAGGTTGATAAAACAGCAGGGAAAAGCTCCTATCTTTCTGAAAGTAGATTGGGATAAATGGGTTGATGAAGATGAGGAGCCTGAAGAAGTTAAAAGTGACGAAGGCG GTCCAGGTGGGTTTGGAAACAATATGGACTTTGGGGGACTTGGAAACAATATGGACTTTGGAGGACTCGGAAACAATATGAACTTTGGGGGACTTGGAAACAATATGAACTTTGGGGACTTTGATTTGTCT AAGTTGAACATGGGTGGCGATGGCTCGAATGCTGACGCACTTGGCAAGTTTGATG AGAATGATGATAGTGACACAGAGGATGAAACTGTTGACCAACCACCATCCGCTGCTGGAGAATCTGACGCCAAACCTCTTGCGAGTGCAGAGCATGACGCAAAGGCTTCCGCCTGA
- the LOC137724479 gene encoding B3 domain-containing transcription factor VRN1-like, producing MASSSRRDDRDSPLPAKVPTFFKIVLDKALRDGRLEIPPAFVMKNEDCLPDSVFLKDPTGRVWRIELTRRCGKVWLQKGWSEFAKFYSLNHGYLLMFSHEGGFSHFLVRIFRRNTLEIDYPISSSHDGVPKLCGGFQLPKNEEHGDNVFVKILDSPRPKTRSRGGMYTDEEKTTRLSDRAFSRAVSFKSSNPFLVVKMQPSYIASQLTLSVPFVKQHVCARGICDMNLEISSRRSWPVKCRVGVYRRKQYARVYDGWKAFVRENRVKVGDACVFELINKGRTRNATFKVGIYRA from the exons ATGGCATCTTCGAGCCGGAGAGACGACAGGGATTCTCCACTTCCGGCGAAAGTTCCAACCTTTTTCAAGATTGTTTTGGACAAAGCTCTTCGAGATGGCAGGCTT GAAATTCCACCGGCGTTTGTAATGAAGAATGAAGATTGTCTGCCAGATTCCGTGTTCCTCAAGGATCCAACGGGGCGAGTTTGGCGAATAGAATTGACAAGGAGATGTGGCAAGGTGTGGTTGCAAAAGGGCTGGTCAGAATTTGCAAAATTTTACTCCCTGAACCATGGATACTTGTTGATGTTTAGCCATGAAGGTGGTTTTTCGCATTTCCTAGTGCGCATTTTTCGAAGGAATACGTTGGAGATTGATTATCCAATCAGTTCAAGCCATGATGGGGTGCCCAAGTTATGTGGGGGATTCCAGCTGCCGAAGAATGAAGAACATGGAGATAATGTTTTTGTCAAAATCTTGGATTCGCCTCGCCCAAAAACAAGAAGCCGTGGGGGCATGTATACGGATGAGGAAAAAACTACGAGGTTAAGTGATAGAGCCTTTTCGAGAGCTGTGAGTTTCAAATCTAGCAATCCGTTTCTCGTGGTCAAAATGCAGCCATCATACATAGCAAGTCAGCTG ACACTATCTGTACCGTTTGTCAAGCAACATGTCTGTGCAAGAGGCATTTGCGACATGAACCTAGAGATATCGAGCAGGAGAAGTTGGCCTGTCAAGTGCCGCGTCGGGGTATACAGGAGAAAACAATATGCAAGAGTCTATGACGGTTGGAAAGCATTTGTGCGAGAGAATCGTGTTAAAGTAGGGGATGCTTGTGTGTTTGAGTTGATCAACAAGGGTCGCACTCGTAATGCTACATTCAAGGTTGGCATATACCGAGCTTAA